One Hordeum vulgare subsp. vulgare chromosome 4H, MorexV3_pseudomolecules_assembly, whole genome shotgun sequence DNA window includes the following coding sequences:
- the LOC123447442 gene encoding 12-oxophytodienoate reductase 1-like, translating into METTTPTTTPLLTPYKMGDFNLAHRVVHAPLTRCRSYGNLAQPHNALYYAQRAAPGALLVAEACAVSEAARGYPHVPGLWSQEQVAAWKPVVDAVHAKGAVFFCQIWHTGRVSPVEFQPNGQAPVSSTDKQVTPQVAHDGSVFEFAAPRRLETAEIPHIVDDFRVAARNAIRAGFDGVEIHAANGYLIDQFMKDGVNDRADAYGGGLENRCRFAAEVIAAVCHEAGAGRVGVRLSPFADYVDCVDSDPEALALHVIGAMNGLGVLYCHMIEPRMCVNERMIPRRLLPFRKAFKGTFMVNGGYDREEGDRAVDEGYANLVAYGRIFLANPDLPERFRRNAALNKYDRSTFYTFDPVVGYTDYPFLDQDD; encoded by the exons atggagacgacgaCTCCGACGACGACTCCGCTCCTGACGCCATACAAGATGGGCGACTTCAACCTGGCGCACAG GGTTGTTCACGCGCCGCTGACGCGGTGCAGGTCGTACGGGAACCTCGCCCAGCCGCACAACGCGCTCTACTACGCGCAGAGGGCGGCGCCGGGCGCGCTCCTCGTCGCCGAGGCATGCGCCGTGTCCGAGGCCGCGCGGGGCTACCCGCACGTCCCCGGCCTGTGGAGCCAGGAGCAGGTGGCGGCGTGGAAGCCGGTGGTCGACGCCGTTCACGCCAAGGGCGCCGTCTTCTTCTGCCAGATATGGCACACCGGCCGCGTCTCGCCCGTAG AGTTCCAGCCTAATGGGCAAGCTCCGGTGTCGAGCACGGATAAGCAGGTGACGCCTCAGGTCGCCCATGACGGCAGTGTCTTCGAGTTCGCGGCCCCTCGAAGGTTGGAGACGGCGGAGATACCCCACATCGTCGACGACTTCCGGGTCGCCGCCAGGAACGCCATCAGAGCCG gGTTCGACGGCGTGGAGATCCACGCGGCCAACGGGTACCTCATCGACCAGTTCATGAAGGACGGCGTCAACGACCGGGCCGACGCGTACGGCGGCGGCCTGGAGAACCGCTGCCGCTTCGCCGCGGAGGTCATCGCGGCCGTCTGCCACGAGGCCGGCGCGGGCCGCGTCGGCGTGCGCCTCTCCCCGTTCGCCGACTACGTCGACTGCGTCGACTCCGACCCGGAGGCGCTCGCGCTGCACGTGATCGGCGCCATGAACGGGCTCGGCGTCCTCTACTGCCACATGATCGAGCCGCGGATGTGCGTCAACGAGCGGATGATCCCGCGCCGCCTGCTGCCGTTCAGGAAGGCATTCAAGGGCACCTTCATGGTGAACGGCGGGTACGACCGGGAGGAAGGGGACAGGGCCGTCGACGAAGGCTACGCCAATCTTGTGGCGTACGGGCGGATCTTCTTGGCCAACCCCGACCTGCCGGAGAGGTTCAGGAGGAACGCCGCTCTGAATAAGTACGACAGGAGCACCTTCTACACATTCGATCCTGTTGTTGGCTACACCGATTACCCTTTTCTTGATCAGGATGATTAG